Proteins encoded in a region of the Zunongwangia endophytica genome:
- a CDS encoding phenylacetate--CoA ligase family protein, giving the protein MKDFLSPDISLEQQFELLREHLLYAKQNSPFYKRFLDKNKINVSGIETYRDFQQIPITSKEDLQRHNLDFLAVDYSEIIDHVTTSGTLGNPVNFMLNEADLQRLAYNEYESFKIAGIVKNDVVQITTTLDRRFMAGMAYYLGLRKLGAGIIRTGSGLPGLQWDSIERFKPKFLVAVPSFLLKLIDYAEKNGIDYKNSSVKGVICIGESLLNEHLEASALRIKIQRLWDVELYSTYASTEMATAFTECELHKGNHILPNLIYTEILDEAGKPVKNGEVGELVVTPLQVESMPLIRYATGDMLMNIGDDCACGRKSKRIGPVIGRKKQMLKIKGTSLYPQHIQEGMNALEISDYFIEAKKDIFGNDQVCIKVSEEFSMKPTEIQELLREKLQIKLEIHRISASELLRKKFPKESRKPMIFHDLRSI; this is encoded by the coding sequence ATGAAAGACTTTCTTTCTCCAGATATATCACTTGAACAGCAATTTGAATTGTTGCGAGAACATTTGCTTTATGCGAAGCAAAATTCGCCATTTTATAAACGATTTTTAGATAAGAATAAAATTAATGTTTCAGGAATAGAAACTTATCGTGATTTTCAACAAATTCCAATAACTTCAAAAGAGGACTTGCAAAGACATAATCTTGATTTTCTGGCAGTGGATTATTCAGAAATTATCGATCATGTAACCACCTCGGGAACTCTAGGGAATCCGGTTAATTTTATGCTGAATGAAGCAGATTTGCAGCGATTGGCTTACAACGAATATGAGTCTTTTAAAATTGCCGGAATAGTGAAAAATGACGTCGTGCAAATTACCACAACTTTAGATCGCCGATTTATGGCGGGGATGGCTTATTATTTAGGTTTACGCAAGCTGGGAGCAGGAATAATTAGAACAGGAAGCGGTTTGCCGGGTCTACAATGGGATAGTATTGAGCGTTTTAAACCGAAATTTTTAGTAGCGGTACCGTCGTTTTTACTGAAGTTAATTGATTATGCAGAGAAAAACGGAATCGATTATAAAAACTCGTCTGTAAAAGGTGTTATTTGTATTGGCGAATCATTGCTGAATGAGCATTTAGAGGCATCAGCGCTACGAATTAAAATTCAGCGATTATGGGATGTAGAATTGTATTCAACATATGCTTCTACAGAAATGGCTACAGCTTTTACCGAATGTGAACTTCATAAAGGCAATCATATTTTGCCCAATCTTATCTATACTGAAATTTTAGATGAAGCCGGAAAACCGGTTAAGAATGGAGAAGTAGGAGAGTTGGTGGTTACTCCATTACAAGTTGAAAGTATGCCACTAATACGATACGCTACGGGTGATATGCTTATGAATATTGGAGATGATTGTGCGTGCGGTAGAAAATCAAAAAGAATTGGGCCAGTAATTGGTCGAAAAAAGCAAATGCTGAAGATTAAAGGTACTTCACTTTATCCACAACATATTCAGGAGGGGATGAATGCTTTAGAAATTTCTGATTATTTCATCGAGGCCAAAAAAGATATCTTCGGAAATGACCAGGTTTGTATAAAAGTTTCAGAAGAATTTTCAATGAAACCTACTGAAATTCAGGAATTATTAAGGGAGAAACTTCAAATTAAACTTGAAATTCATCGAATATCAGCTTCAGAATTACTCCGGAAAAAATTTCCAAAAGAAAGTCGAAAGCCAATGATTTTTCACGACTTAAGATCGATTTAA
- a CDS encoding MMPL family transporter: MHQFFLKSYYFFQQKKLLGFSLLLVFIACVGFLASRVALEEDVTGLIPSGEDQDVLKRVLNETEFSDKIVVTISSEGKQPQKLTEYADRFIDSVNTKLPDFVENIEGKVPEEGIREVYNFVYQNLPLFLDEKDYVEIENKLSDSAISKQIKEDYRSIISPTGIVTKNFIFQDPLSLGPIGLEKLRELQIRDNYLLYNDYLLTKDKKHLLLFITPTLPASETNKNNEFVEQLKKIQQQLNSEYDGVEGDFFGGVLYSLANANQIKKDVQITISIAISILLILLIFFYRKIYVPLILFIPGIIAAVTSIAILYIFKGSISAISIGIGSILLGITLDYGLHILTHYRNNRDVAQLYKEVTKPILMSSCTTAIAFLCLLFVNSEALNDLGIFAALSVVFAAVLALLLIPVLYGKRVGEKPKINFLDKLAGIQFFKIKPLFFGVIALFVLGLFFFTKVEFNNDLSKINFQPEAIKKAEQKIQNIANSSGKTLYLVSYGKTIDEALQENSKVYKEVKSINDREELNSYSSIGGLVLSTQSQNEKIEQWKDFWSKRDTLEIKNKILAESAQYGFKPESFQDFYDLLQKNFQNLQLDDYQNTTNLFLSDFISNSEDFATVTTTVNLGELPSEEFTSQFENLDNTLIIDRERINESFLGNLKDDFNQLIGISILAVFIILLISYQNLEISLLTLLPIGITWIIALGVMAALAIEFNILNIIISTFVFGLGLDYSIFITNACLKEYQTDKSELKTYQTSILISVITTLLGIGALIFAKHPALQSVSTVSIIGVFSAVLVAFVIQVWLFHVLFINRRKRGLPPFRFSRIGSFIRNKIYYKQDLYYRDAVLDNYRYKPVYNEAKSLFAERKEPYLRVSNFIEKGECVFFFYSGIGVFPIYLSYINPNSSITGYETSEDIEVAQNCFRSKHELLNFTTEIGKAKTCATFVVPNHDLSELEEIKRVIKNYGKKVVVLNTDLKTQWLLDANFEITYRQSGILVFEQK; this comes from the coding sequence ATGCATCAATTTTTCCTCAAATCTTATTATTTTTTTCAGCAAAAGAAACTGCTAGGTTTTTCACTATTATTGGTTTTTATAGCCTGTGTGGGATTTTTAGCTTCTAGAGTAGCGTTGGAAGAAGACGTGACAGGATTAATTCCTTCAGGAGAAGATCAGGATGTATTGAAGCGAGTTTTAAATGAAACTGAATTTTCAGATAAAATAGTGGTGACGATTTCTTCGGAAGGGAAGCAGCCGCAGAAATTAACTGAATATGCCGATCGTTTTATAGATTCGGTAAATACAAAATTACCGGATTTTGTAGAAAATATTGAAGGTAAAGTTCCTGAAGAAGGTATTCGTGAAGTTTACAATTTCGTTTACCAAAACCTTCCGTTATTTTTAGACGAGAAAGATTATGTTGAAATTGAAAATAAGCTTTCAGATTCAGCAATATCAAAACAAATTAAAGAAGACTACCGCAGTATTATTTCTCCAACTGGAATTGTGACCAAAAATTTTATTTTCCAGGATCCACTTAGTTTAGGACCTATAGGATTAGAAAAGCTTCGGGAATTACAAATTAGGGATAATTACCTGCTTTACAATGATTATCTACTAACTAAAGATAAAAAACATCTACTTCTATTTATAACTCCGACGCTGCCAGCTTCAGAAACGAATAAAAACAATGAGTTTGTTGAACAGCTAAAGAAAATTCAGCAGCAATTAAACTCGGAATACGATGGTGTTGAGGGCGATTTTTTCGGCGGAGTTTTATATTCCTTGGCCAATGCCAACCAGATTAAGAAGGATGTGCAAATAACCATAAGTATTGCTATTTCGATATTATTGATTTTACTGATCTTTTTTTATCGTAAGATCTATGTTCCTCTAATTCTATTCATACCGGGGATCATCGCAGCAGTAACTTCGATAGCTATTCTCTACATTTTTAAAGGCAGTATTTCTGCAATTTCAATAGGAATTGGTTCGATTTTACTGGGAATAACTTTAGATTATGGTCTTCATATTCTAACACATTATCGTAATAATCGGGATGTTGCCCAGTTGTATAAAGAAGTTACAAAACCAATTTTAATGAGCAGTTGTACTACTGCGATAGCTTTTTTGTGTTTGTTATTTGTAAATAGTGAAGCACTTAATGACCTCGGGATTTTTGCTGCATTAAGCGTAGTGTTTGCAGCAGTTTTAGCTTTATTGTTGATTCCTGTACTCTACGGAAAAAGAGTCGGGGAAAAGCCTAAAATCAATTTCTTAGATAAGCTTGCAGGGATTCAGTTTTTTAAAATTAAGCCTTTATTTTTTGGAGTGATCGCATTATTTGTATTAGGTCTTTTCTTCTTCACAAAAGTTGAATTTAATAATGATCTCAGCAAAATCAATTTTCAGCCTGAAGCGATTAAAAAAGCAGAACAAAAAATCCAGAATATCGCAAATAGTAGCGGAAAGACATTGTATCTGGTAAGCTACGGCAAAACCATCGATGAAGCTTTACAGGAAAATTCTAAAGTGTATAAAGAAGTTAAAAGCATCAACGATCGGGAAGAATTAAACAGCTACAGTAGCATTGGAGGATTGGTTTTGTCTACACAATCGCAGAATGAGAAAATAGAGCAGTGGAAAGATTTTTGGAGTAAGCGAGACACGCTGGAAATCAAAAATAAAATTCTAGCAGAATCTGCTCAATATGGGTTTAAGCCGGAAAGTTTTCAGGATTTTTATGATTTACTGCAAAAGAATTTTCAGAATCTCCAGTTAGACGACTATCAAAACACTACTAATCTCTTTCTCAGTGACTTTATTTCTAATAGTGAAGATTTTGCCACCGTTACCACTACCGTAAATTTAGGAGAGTTACCTTCAGAAGAATTTACTTCACAATTCGAAAATCTGGATAATACACTAATCATCGATCGCGAGCGTATTAACGAAAGTTTTCTGGGCAATCTTAAAGATGATTTTAATCAGCTAATTGGGATATCAATTTTGGCGGTTTTTATCATCCTTTTAATTTCTTACCAAAATCTGGAAATTAGTCTGCTAACCTTGCTTCCTATAGGAATCACCTGGATCATCGCGCTAGGTGTGATGGCAGCTTTAGCTATAGAATTTAATATTCTGAATATTATCATTTCCACCTTTGTCTTTGGTCTTGGGCTGGATTATAGCATTTTTATAACCAACGCCTGTCTTAAAGAGTATCAAACCGATAAAAGTGAACTAAAGACCTATCAGACGTCCATTTTAATTTCTGTAATTACCACTTTATTAGGAATTGGAGCCTTGATTTTTGCAAAACATCCTGCATTACAATCGGTATCTACAGTTTCTATAATTGGAGTTTTTTCGGCAGTTTTAGTGGCGTTTGTAATTCAGGTTTGGTTATTTCATGTGTTATTTATTAATCGGCGAAAACGAGGTTTACCACCATTCCGATTTAGTAGAATTGGTAGTTTTATTCGGAATAAAATTTATTACAAACAGGATCTTTACTATCGTGATGCTGTTTTGGATAATTACCGTTACAAGCCTGTTTACAATGAGGCAAAATCTTTATTTGCTGAAAGGAAAGAGCCCTATTTAAGAGTTTCCAACTTTATAGAAAAAGGCGAGTGTGTGTTCTTTTTCTATTCAGGGATCGGAGTTTTCCCAATTTATCTTAGTTATATTAATCCAAACTCAAGTATTACCGGTTACGAAACTTCAGAGGATATCGAAGTAGCGCAAAATTGCTTCCGTAGTAAACATGAGCTTTTAAATTTTACTACTGAAATTGGGAAAGCTAAAACCTGCGCTACTTTTGTAGTTCCTAATCACGATTTGAGTGAATTAGAAGAGATTAAAAGAGTGATTAAAAATTACGGAAAGAAAGTTGTTGTACTCAATACAGACTTGAAAACGCAGTGGTTGCTCGATGCTAATTTTGAAATCACTTATCGCCAAAGCGGAATTTTAGTGTTTGAACAGAAATAG
- a CDS encoding C45 family autoproteolytic acyltransferase/hydolase, which yields MKKLFALFGLFFMFSCGIKKSFQDKPDISGIAEVDTVRTRLSDTHFTLGKNNLFQNKYGVWELYIEGDALELGLANGALTQDLIHHQENAFMGKIYEMVPSEGYRNFLKKMVSWFNRKMYLYVPEEYKQEIYGVSRFGLKKYDDFAPAYMRMLYFHGAHDIGHALQDLMLVGCTSFAAWDNKTVDGELLLGRNFDFYAGDEFSDQKMVAFVNPDDGHKFMMYTWGGMIGAVSGMNTEGLTVTINAGKSKVPMLAKDPITLVSREILQHASNLEEAIEIAKKREVFVSESIMIGSAKDHKAVLIEVSPKNFGIYEVENSDQLICSNHFQSLAYTEDKRNQKTIKESHSQYRFERMTELVNEADKLTTEKAVEILRNRNGLDDKKIGYGNEKAINQLLAHHGIVFKPEEKKVWLSANPYQMGAFLAYDLDKVFAEFEEGNVKGSVMSTEKVIPASDFLKTKNYKDYEEYRNLREEFIKALSNKESISQDEAEALKRLNPHFWQAYYLSGQYYYREGNYKKAIIDFKQALRREVTTLPEKEHLEKLLKKSYRKL from the coding sequence ATGAAGAAGCTTTTCGCCCTTTTTGGACTGTTTTTTATGTTTTCCTGCGGAATTAAAAAATCCTTTCAGGACAAGCCGGATATTTCTGGTATTGCTGAAGTTGATACCGTAAGAACGAGGCTTAGTGATACTCATTTCACTTTAGGTAAAAACAATCTTTTTCAGAATAAATATGGAGTTTGGGAACTTTATATTGAAGGCGATGCCTTGGAGTTGGGCTTGGCTAATGGAGCCTTAACTCAGGATCTTATCCATCATCAGGAAAATGCATTTATGGGTAAGATTTACGAGATGGTGCCTTCTGAAGGTTATCGAAATTTCCTTAAAAAAATGGTTTCCTGGTTTAATCGAAAAATGTATTTGTACGTTCCTGAAGAGTACAAACAGGAAATTTACGGAGTGTCAAGATTCGGACTCAAAAAATATGATGATTTTGCACCGGCCTATATGCGTATGCTTTACTTCCATGGCGCGCACGATATTGGGCATGCGCTACAGGATTTAATGTTGGTAGGTTGTACCAGTTTTGCAGCTTGGGATAATAAAACAGTCGATGGCGAATTATTGTTGGGACGCAACTTCGATTTTTATGCTGGCGACGAGTTTTCCGATCAAAAAATGGTTGCTTTTGTAAACCCTGACGATGGCCATAAATTTATGATGTACACCTGGGGAGGAATGATTGGGGCTGTTAGCGGGATGAATACAGAAGGCCTTACCGTTACCATAAACGCAGGGAAGTCTAAGGTTCCCATGTTAGCGAAAGATCCGATAACGTTGGTTTCTAGAGAAATTTTGCAACATGCTTCGAATTTGGAAGAGGCGATTGAAATTGCTAAAAAAAGAGAAGTTTTCGTTTCAGAATCAATAATGATTGGGAGTGCAAAAGATCATAAAGCGGTTTTAATAGAGGTGAGTCCTAAGAATTTTGGAATTTATGAAGTCGAAAATTCAGATCAGTTAATTTGTAGTAATCACTTTCAGAGTTTAGCTTATACAGAAGATAAAAGGAATCAGAAAACTATAAAAGAAAGTCATTCGCAATATCGATTTGAGCGTATGACAGAACTGGTTAATGAAGCTGATAAATTGACTACTGAAAAAGCAGTTGAGATTCTACGAAATAGAAATGGATTAGATGATAAAAAAATAGGCTACGGAAATGAAAAAGCGATCAATCAACTTTTAGCGCATCACGGAATCGTTTTTAAACCTGAAGAAAAAAAGGTTTGGCTTTCGGCCAATCCTTATCAGATGGGTGCTTTTTTAGCTTACGATTTAGATAAGGTTTTTGCTGAATTTGAAGAAGGAAATGTAAAAGGAAGTGTGATGAGTACTGAAAAAGTTATTCCTGCTTCCGATTTTCTGAAAACTAAAAACTATAAAGACTACGAAGAATATCGAAATTTAAGGGAAGAGTTCATCAAAGCCTTAAGTAATAAAGAGTCTATATCTCAAGATGAAGCAGAAGCTTTAAAACGACTGAATCCCCACTTTTGGCAGGCTTATTATTTAAGCGGTCAATATTACTATCGTGAGGGAAATTACAAAAAAGCGATTATCGATTTTAAGCAGGCGCTGCGTCGAGAAGTAACCACACTTCCTGAAAAAGAGCATCTAGAAAAATTACTTAAAAAATCCTACAGAAAACTCTAA
- a CDS encoding DUF2062 domain-containing protein, producing MNTSGIYQNRFKALNCCILVPTYNNEGTLASVLEGLLGYTNQIIVLNDGSTDATIEILKNFDQFEVRNFKKNRGKGQVLKKGFKIAEELGYEYAITIDSDGQHYPDDLDIFLSELENRKPGDKELLLIGDRNMGSDGVPGKSATGNDFSSYWYLVVTGFQLHDTQSGYRLYPLKVMNSITFYTWKFEFEIETIVKASWRKVDVKNVPIKVLYDKENRVSHFRPFWDIVRITLLYMWFVLVSFFWIHPRNKYRDFKQKGFKKFWKEDVLKSDESSAKKATAIAVGIFVGLSPFWGIHTFLVFVLAAFLKVNKITAFLFSNISIPPFIPVILYLSFQIGSVVMGNGWDWSLKLESISSTTDVFLGLGQYILGSLILAITASILAWIVFYLLFSILNKKQIIKS from the coding sequence TTGAATACTTCTGGCATTTACCAAAACCGTTTTAAGGCTTTAAACTGTTGTATTTTAGTTCCAACTTATAATAATGAAGGCACATTAGCTTCAGTATTAGAAGGACTTTTGGGTTATACGAATCAGATTATTGTTTTAAACGATGGAAGTACCGATGCTACTATTGAAATTCTTAAAAATTTCGATCAGTTTGAAGTAAGGAATTTCAAGAAAAATAGGGGGAAAGGTCAGGTCTTAAAAAAAGGCTTCAAAATTGCTGAAGAATTAGGCTATGAGTATGCTATCACCATAGATTCAGATGGGCAGCATTATCCCGACGATTTAGACATTTTTTTATCTGAATTGGAAAATAGAAAGCCCGGTGATAAAGAGCTACTTTTAATTGGTGATCGCAATATGGGTAGTGACGGTGTGCCTGGTAAAAGTGCTACCGGAAACGATTTTTCAAGCTATTGGTATCTTGTGGTTACGGGATTTCAGTTGCATGATACGCAAAGCGGCTATCGACTGTATCCATTAAAAGTGATGAATTCTATTACTTTTTATACCTGGAAATTTGAATTCGAGATTGAAACGATCGTTAAAGCAAGCTGGCGCAAAGTTGATGTTAAAAACGTACCTATAAAAGTACTTTACGACAAGGAAAATCGTGTAAGTCATTTTCGTCCTTTCTGGGATATCGTGAGAATCACGCTCTTATATATGTGGTTTGTATTGGTAAGCTTTTTCTGGATTCATCCTCGCAATAAGTATCGCGATTTTAAGCAAAAAGGCTTTAAAAAATTCTGGAAAGAGGACGTTTTAAAAAGCGATGAAAGTTCGGCGAAAAAAGCGACTGCTATTGCTGTTGGCATTTTTGTAGGTTTGTCACCTTTTTGGGGAATTCATACTTTTCTTGTTTTCGTACTGGCGGCATTTCTTAAAGTGAATAAGATTACCGCTTTCTTATTCTCTAACATTAGTATACCGCCTTTTATACCTGTAATTCTCTATTTGAGTTTCCAAATAGGATCTGTGGTTATGGGGAATGGATGGGATTGGAGCTTAAAATTAGAAAGTATAAGCTCTACCACCGATGTTTTTCTTGGATTAGGCCAGTACATTTTAGGAAGTCTTATTCTGGCAATTACTGCTTCAATACTGGCTTGGATTGTGTTTTATTTGTTATTTTCGATCTTGAATAAAAAGCAGATCATCAAATCTTAA
- a CDS encoding DUF4159 domain-containing protein, translating into MNKKWLFLFCLSFGLQFGNAQKVALLKYNGGGDWYANPTALPNLIQFCNQNIATKLDAKPVTITASGPELFMYPFVHMTGHGNVVFTENEAENLRNYLLGGGFLHIDDNYGMKQYLTVALKTIFPEKELIELPSSHPIFHSKFEFPKGLPKIHEHDGKRPQAFGIFDNDRLVLLFTFESDLGDGWENEEVHHDPEEVRLKALKMGANIVKYAFEN; encoded by the coding sequence ATGAACAAAAAGTGGCTATTTTTATTTTGTTTGAGTTTTGGGCTTCAATTCGGAAACGCTCAAAAAGTAGCGCTTTTAAAATATAATGGCGGCGGCGATTGGTATGCAAATCCTACCGCACTACCCAATCTTATCCAATTCTGTAATCAAAATATTGCTACAAAATTAGATGCTAAACCCGTAACAATTACCGCTTCTGGCCCAGAGCTATTTATGTATCCTTTTGTACACATGACGGGGCACGGAAATGTTGTTTTTACTGAAAACGAAGCCGAAAATTTAAGAAATTACCTTTTAGGTGGTGGTTTCCTTCATATTGATGATAATTACGGGATGAAGCAATATTTAACCGTAGCTCTCAAAACTATTTTTCCTGAAAAAGAATTAATAGAATTACCATCTTCGCATCCTATTTTTCATTCGAAATTTGAATTCCCTAAAGGGTTACCAAAAATCCACGAGCATGATGGCAAACGCCCACAGGCATTCGGGATTTTTGATAATGATCGACTTGTTTTACTTTTTACGTTTGAAAGTGATTTAGGTGATGGATGGGAAAATGAAGAAGTACATCACGATCCCGAAGAAGTTCGCTTAAAAGCTTTAAAAATGGGTGCAAATATTGTAAAATATGCCTTTGAAAACTGA
- a CDS encoding class I SAM-dependent methyltransferase yields the protein MNIELLKPEVQQFVNENLRADISALVLKGSPFPKITAAELATQIAGRKTAERKLPLWFENEHILYPPKLNLEQTSSQITAEYKASLISGKSLADLTGGFGIDSYFFSKKVEKLFYNEMNEDLAQTVKANFTALKAANIEVNVGDGLEFLRSKTPKIDWIFLDPARRDDHGGKVFRLSDCTPDVVKHLPLLFEKANRILIKTSPLLDLKLGISELKFVAEIHILAVENEVKELLWILKKDSTSAVKIITKNFSKKEDQSFETIFEEQDQPLYSLPENYLYEPNAAIMKSQLFGKLSNYFEVKKLHQHSHLFTSEENIDFPGRKFQITEVLAFGSKELKKKFKGKKANISTRNFPIDVLSIRKKYKIKDGGSDYLFFTTNLKEEKIVLVCEKS from the coding sequence ATGAATATCGAACTTTTAAAACCCGAAGTTCAACAATTTGTAAATGAAAATCTAAGAGCAGATATTTCTGCATTAGTTTTAAAGGGTAGTCCTTTCCCGAAAATTACTGCGGCGGAGCTTGCCACTCAAATAGCCGGTAGAAAAACTGCCGAAAGAAAGCTTCCGCTTTGGTTCGAAAATGAGCATATTTTATATCCACCGAAATTAAACTTAGAACAAACTTCTTCGCAAATTACTGCGGAATACAAAGCCTCGCTCATTTCTGGAAAGTCTTTGGCAGATCTTACCGGTGGCTTTGGTATCGATAGCTATTTCTTTTCTAAAAAGGTGGAGAAGCTTTTTTATAATGAGATGAATGAAGATTTAGCCCAAACAGTGAAAGCGAATTTTACTGCTCTAAAAGCGGCGAATATTGAAGTAAATGTTGGAGACGGATTAGAATTTTTAAGATCAAAAACACCCAAAATTGACTGGATTTTTCTAGATCCTGCCAGAAGAGACGATCATGGTGGCAAAGTATTCCGCCTTTCAGATTGTACTCCAGATGTCGTAAAACATCTACCCTTACTTTTCGAAAAAGCAAATCGTATTCTTATAAAAACTTCACCACTACTCGACCTCAAATTAGGCATTTCTGAATTAAAATTTGTTGCTGAAATTCATATTTTGGCCGTCGAAAATGAAGTGAAAGAATTGCTTTGGATTTTAAAGAAAGATAGTACTTCAGCAGTAAAAATTATTACTAAAAACTTCAGCAAAAAAGAAGATCAGAGCTTCGAAACTATTTTTGAAGAACAGGATCAACCTCTATACAGTCTGCCTGAAAATTACCTTTACGAGCCGAACGCTGCCATAATGAAAAGTCAGTTATTTGGTAAGCTTTCCAATTATTTTGAAGTGAAAAAACTTCATCAGCATTCTCATTTATTTACTTCAGAAGAAAATATAGATTTTCCGGGAAGAAAATTTCAAATCACTGAGGTATTAGCTTTTGGATCGAAGGAATTAAAGAAAAAATTTAAGGGAAAAAAGGCCAATATTAGCACTCGTAATTTCCCGATTGATGTATTGAGTATTAGAAAAAAATATAAAATTAAAGATGGAGGTAGTGATTATTTGTTCTTTACCACCAATCTAAAAGAAGAAAAGATCGTATTGGTTTGTGAAAAGTCTTAA
- a CDS encoding TrmH family RNA methyltransferase → MKTDSQLNHSQNKFSSKKFPVTLVLDQISGEANIGSIFRLSDAFHVEEIIFCGIEPNLNSNRLKRTSRSTHEYVEFQFQEDSEKIIQQKKEEGYKIIALEITENSIPLQELQITPSEKIVLIAGHENFGISENILSFCDKVVHINMFGNNSSMNVAQSVGISLYEITKSLIP, encoded by the coding sequence TTGAAAACTGATTCACAACTCAACCATTCCCAAAATAAATTCAGCAGTAAGAAATTTCCTGTGACGCTTGTTTTAGATCAAATTTCAGGAGAAGCAAATATTGGAAGCATCTTCAGGTTGAGTGATGCATTTCATGTAGAAGAAATTATTTTCTGCGGAATTGAACCAAATTTAAATAGCAATAGACTGAAGAGAACTTCAAGAAGTACGCATGAATATGTCGAATTTCAGTTTCAGGAAGATTCAGAAAAAATTATTCAGCAAAAAAAAGAGGAAGGCTATAAAATAATTGCTCTTGAAATTACCGAAAACAGCATTCCGCTTCAGGAATTACAAATAACGCCTTCAGAAAAAATTGTTCTTATCGCAGGTCACGAAAACTTTGGAATTTCTGAAAATATTCTTAGTTTTTGTGACAAAGTTGTTCATATCAACATGTTTGGGAACAATAGTAGTATGAACGTGGCACAATCTGTTGGAATTTCTCTTTACGAAATTACAAAAAGCTTGATCCCTTAA
- a CDS encoding AI-2E family transporter has translation MNAKEFSYGILRAAGIALGIMILLFFLYEIQSVIVYIVVAAIISLIGRPVVIFLRQRLKIPNQISVIIVLLLVLAIFVGIILVFVPIVIEQSQYLGRIDIEAFKSDLNDLNAQINAYLGIEEINIIESLKESQFVRSLDVSLIPKFLNNVFGILGATIVALFSVIFISFFLLKDSKLMLNSILVFADRGKEQKFVRVFNKIKILLSRYFVGLTLQITVLFILYMILLTLFEINNPVAIAFICAFLNLVPYLGPVFAGILMALFVISSNLGADFQAIILPKLIYVMLGYAICQVIDNLISQPMIFGASVKSHPLEIFLIILIAGLVFGIVGMVVAVPVYTAIKVIAKESLSDYKIVKRLTRDL, from the coding sequence GTGAATGCTAAAGAATTTTCGTACGGAATATTAAGAGCCGCTGGTATCGCTCTGGGAATCATGATTTTATTATTTTTCCTTTACGAAATCCAGTCGGTTATCGTTTATATAGTAGTTGCTGCCATCATCTCTTTGATCGGTCGGCCAGTAGTTATTTTTCTAAGACAGCGTCTAAAGATCCCCAATCAGATTTCGGTAATTATCGTTTTACTTTTGGTTTTAGCGATTTTCGTTGGGATTATTTTAGTCTTTGTTCCTATAGTTATAGAACAAAGTCAATATCTGGGAAGAATTGATATCGAAGCTTTTAAAAGTGATCTAAACGATCTAAACGCTCAGATAAACGCATATCTTGGGATTGAGGAGATCAATATCATAGAGAGCCTTAAAGAAAGTCAGTTTGTTAGAAGTCTGGATGTAAGTCTAATTCCTAAATTTTTAAATAACGTTTTTGGAATTTTAGGTGCAACGATCGTGGCACTTTTTTCAGTAATATTTATTTCTTTTTTCCTTTTAAAGGATAGCAAACTGATGCTAAACAGTATACTTGTTTTTGCAGATCGCGGAAAAGAGCAAAAATTCGTACGTGTTTTTAATAAAATTAAAATTCTACTTTCTCGATATTTTGTGGGACTAACGCTTCAGATCACGGTTCTGTTTATCCTTTACATGATCTTGCTGACGCTTTTTGAAATTAACAATCCTGTAGCGATTGCGTTTATATGTGCATTTTTAAATTTAGTTCCTTATTTGGGGCCTGTTTTTGCAGGAATACTAATGGCTTTATTCGTAATTTCAAGCAATTTAGGAGCAGATTTTCAGGCGATCATTCTTCCAAAATTAATTTATGTAATGTTGGGATATGCTATTTGTCAGGTAATCGATAACCTGATTTCTCAGCCTATGATTTTTGGAGCCAGTGTAAAATCTCATCCATTAGAAATCTTTTTGATTATTCTTATCGCAGGTTTGGTTTTTGGGATTGTAGGAATGGTTGTCGCAGTTCCTGTTTATACCGCTATAAAAGTGATTGCAAAAGAATCTTTGAGCGATTACAAGATCGTAAAAAGACTTACCCGAGATTTATAA